Genomic segment of Pagrus major chromosome 19, Pma_NU_1.0:
TATAAGCAATGGCAAAAACTGTGCCTCTCTCTTTTTAAATGTCCTTGAAACCCATATGACATTAATGATGGAGCCGTGCAGCTGTGGTGGAACCTTTGTCATATGCCGTGGCAGTGCTCCAAGATGGTGAGGACGACTAACCCTGGCTTTCCCCGAGTCCTTATACCTTAGCTCACACCATTTATGGGATTCCTTTGATCTGGGTCCAGCTCACTGCTGGCGTTTCGAGACTAAGAAACAGACATCCCTACATACAGATTCAGGTCAAATGACTAGaggccttttttttcctttagttGTAGGTTAATTGAGGGAAATGTTCTTCACTTATAAACTGCCTAAGGTAAATGCAGTTGTGCATTAAACAGCCTTTTACTCAGAGTTGCGCATAAACAACACGGCCAAAATCCTTCATCCCTTGACCAACATCTCCTCTTATTTAGAGTAACTCTACAGTGCCATTAATCGACAGTCTTAAAGCCTTTACTACATGCAGATACAAGCATTACAGATAGTGACAAAGTTGTTAGGCCTGAGCTGCGGTGCAGTTTTTGTAACATTCCTAATGCAGAAAGATTTCACTTTTAATGTTAACATACTTTTAAAAGGTTTATACATCAACTTCAATGCTGTTCCTACAAACAGCACGTTAAAGTCCAGCATCGTCAGTACCTTTAGGCTTGCACATTATAAAATGGCTACATGCAGCCACACAATGTAAGGCTTCTTCTCTGACCAAACTGTTCCCTCCCACTTACAGACCGGCCAATTTTGGACATCTTTtgcaacaaaatgttttggACCTGGTAAACCCATGTGACTCTGAAagggcttttctttttttcaaaagtaGCAAACATGACCAgctcaaaaaaaacaaaaaaacacctgcaCCAGACTAAGCATACTGAAGCAGTAATGTATGTGTTGTATGTCACGTAGTACCATGCCATAATAGAGTCAAATAATGCTTGAGGAAGAACTAGCATCCACTGGATATGTAGTGAAGTGTAAATTAGCAGAACAGGTTGGCCACCATCACTTGTTATATGATTTGACTAATTGCATAGTATAAATGCAGAATGATGTTCTCATTTGCAGTCTGATCGTGCTGGAAAAAGATGGTAACATTGCGAAATCTGTCACGTgataaaaaagcaaaagatgATCAAAATTGGTTCATCTGCAGGGAGCTTAAAATCCGATTTAAAACTTAAGTAGCActatttttccttcttttaaatgtacaatttaGTGGATAcaattttttccttcttttaaaatgtacaatttagtggataaaaattaaatgaatttccAAATCCAGAGTGgatttttagttttctttaacGCAGATGACAAATTTATAAAAATCTGCTCTACTTGCAGAGCTGGATTTTACAGTTAACCATACATGTTTAATGTCTGCACTTAATGTATGCAACTAGGATAACTTGGCTGTATACCTctgctttatttgtttttgcagtaGATTATGTGCTGGCACTATGTCTCTGGAAGTTAAGACCAGCGGAAAATAAACCCAGAACAGTGGAATGGAGGACTTAACAGTGACAGAGTCACCCGGACACAAATCAAGAGCCACCAAAACCGATCATCTCAAAACTGTGGTCGTCTGTAAACCTTGTTTAAATCTCTGAACTGAACCCAAAAGTGCAAATTGCTACCACTGTCCTATCTCTGTGTCCTCAGTAGTGCTTCTCCTGCAGATAATCTTTCATCTTGTTAGGTAATGGTAGTTTCTGGATCAGGTCTATCCTCGTGTATTGTCTAATGACGAAGCGGCAAAGGTACTGCAGGGAGCGCACTTGCATAAACCTAGATACTGGGTTGGTTAGTCTGACAGGGTAGGTTGCAGACCCTGGCAAGCGAGACCTGGAGTAGCAAAAAGCTCCATTCTCTGAGTCTCTGATAGAGTGTTCGATTAAGTCAACGATGGATGTGTGTCCTTCCACGTCGGGCTGCTCGTAGAAGCTGAAGCGTCCATTTGAGTGTTCGATGCGGGTGTGGAGGGTTTTGCTCTGGGACCTGAAACTCAGGCTGAGCAGGTACCTGTCGTCTGAGCTGTCTCTGACCAGGAAGGAGCCGTCGGCCAAGTTGACCAGCTTTTCCTCTGCCTCCCAGCGTGTGATTGGCCCCCAGTACCAGCCCTGCCTCGCcagcttcttcagctcctctgtcAGACTGGTGACGACCATGGGCCCGCTGGTCTGGACCGAGTCGTACACCCGACTAACCCCAGGAGCTGAATTTGGGTCAAAGTTGAGGTGGTGTCTTACCCTCTCAGCAACCTGGCTGTCTGAAGAGCTGAACCCTGAAAAAGTCCTGGGAAGATGTCCGTTACTTGTTATGGGCGGCAGGAGCGGAGAGAGGGGAGGTGGGATCTCTACTCTAGAACTTTGGCGCATCACACCAGCAGATCCGATGAGAAGACTGTTAACTGAGGTTTCCATGAAGAGATCTGGAGGCATCCCACTAACCAGTTCATGTTCCTCCTGTCCCTGGTCTGTGTGGAGGGACCTGCTGTCCGCTTCAGTCACCACCTCCATAGGAGAGGAGCTGTCCAGGCAGAAGGAGTGGGACCCTTCTGGGTACATTCCCTCATCTAAAGGCATTGTGTACTGGATGTAGTCCTGGGGAGTCAACCCCAGCACCACAGGCACGTCATTTTCATCAATATTTAGATGCAGCTCGCCGTTTTGTGGCTGCTGAAGATTCTTTAAGGATTCTGCTTGGTCCTGAAAGAGCCCTTCCATCTGGAAATCGTGAAATTCTTTCCGGACACCATTCAAGTTGGGACTCGGGCTGGGAGAGTGAACCATGGCTTTAACTTTTACCTCCATCTTGATGCATGCATCATCAGAGTTGACTGACCGCAGAGGCCACGGTGAGGGGCTATAATGATGACTCCGTAGGGATGAAGATCTAAGGGGTCTCTGGGCTTTCACCTCATTGAAGGTTATGGGCACAGACGAGGACGAGAACGTGTCGTCGTCATCCACTGAGCCGATGGCGGAGGAGCTGCCTTTCACTTTCGCCTTCTGCTTGGCAGACAGCCTCCTTTTTAGCGATCCCATCAGGCTCTCACTCTTTGAGCGGCCCTTATTCTGGCCCCCTTTGTCCTCCTCACCACCAAGGTCACAGCCAGAAAGCTCTTTGGTGTAGCAGCCCCCGAAAAGTGACTCTTCCTTCGAAAATTCTGTAGTCACCGAGGGCTGCTGGAGCATGACAAAGTCACCCTCCTCTTTGCCCTTTATGCTGAGGGACTTGCGGATGGTCTTAAGGCTTATCTTCTTCATTCTGACAGGCCCTCCAAAGTGGGGGCATGGGATGGCTCTCCTGGTATCCTGATGAAAGTACTATCCACAGCGTCCTCCCATCAGGCCACACGAAACAAGTCATGCATACAGTGGAGCTATCGAACcctgcaggaagaaaaacaaaaaacaagattaTAGATATTCTATGTTTGTTCTTCCAATACTTCAGAAAGTAACACACACGTCACAGTgaaaagatttaatttaatagAGCTGTTGAAGGTGCTCATCTATATTGGGGGAGCAGCGTAGGAGCTGGTGGCCATTTTTATACGTGGTTCATAGTAAACAATGCAGCAGGAGAGTGATCATAAACACACAGCCAAAACAAGcgaaaccaaaaaaacacaagcatctGTTGGAATAATTGAAAAGGATTTGCAaacaaatattataaaaaatgatttcatttataTTAGTATAATTTGTCAGATAAAAAATGAGCTTCTTAACAACAGTATAGAACATTACAGCCAATTAGTGCAATCCCCTGGTGTTAAAACAGTGAATATTTGTTGATGTATTAACCCTGTTAATGCTACAACTTAGGGCCAGGcaatatattcacattttatcatcgtcgtgatatgagactatatattttctttcttttatcagCCTATATCGTTATATCATAACACAGCATAAGTGCTGTTCTTTCCTTGTTTAAAGAcggcattacagtaaagtggtgtaatttctcaattaatcatttgaactataaaatgtaagaaatattaaaacttaTTATAATTTCCGGAGGCTCATTGCCATGTTATTAAATGTCTTGTCTTCTGACACAGTCTAAAAGtgaaagatattcagtttactatcacaaAAGAcgaggaaaagcagcaaatcctaaCAGCAGAGGGAACCTAGAACTTCAAAATGTTTGGCAAGTTGGCTTGAAAACACTATTAagtagattaatcaattattcaaATAGATTGCTTAATGCAGACTGAGTAATAGTGTCGGCTCTAAACTACGTACTGCCAGCACAAAtggttttgaaatgaaacaacaatTATGGAGGTCAGGTTCACTGTAATCGGCTCTTACATCCACGCTGTGTACAAACTGTGGCCCTTCTGTAAACACTGTCCCATGTGAAGCAGGGCATTTTTAACCTGACAACGTACatataacaaaaaacattgtgtttaatATCTAACTGCAAGCCCTTTTTAATGGTTAAACTAACTGCACAAAGTCTATGATCCGCAGACATCAACACTGCTCTGTATTTCCCCTCCGCTGCTGCCGTTGAGCGTGCTTCTCTTTAAACTCCTCGGTCGTTCCGGTTGTTTAGGACGACTTCCCTGCTGCACTGTTTACTACAGACCACGGATGAAACTGCCCTCAGTTCTCACACTGCTTCCCCAATTTAGATGTCAGCTTCTCCAAAACAGCTTCATGATTGAAAGCTAGCACTTATACCTCACGGACATTATTTCATCGTAAATGCAAAGTGAACAATCGAAAAAATGTGTCACCGTACAAACATTCACTGACCACACCGTATTAAGGccatttaatgaaaatgaataacaaTCACTGCCTGTCCAtctgtcaacaaaaaaaataatatatatatttatagccATGACAGCTCCGGCAAACCAAGACTCAAACAGTATCTAGAGACATGTACCACTTAAAGCCCCTGAATGAAGCTGCTTTATAATCAAGACAGCTGCAATCTGATTACTCACCATTATGTGCAGGAAAATGGTGACTCAGTTGGATGGGTCAAGTTCCACTTCCACCACCTTTCATTTGatgctgtgaaaaacaaaagtcagcTCAGAATGAAAAGTTTCACATGtatatttgacatgtttttttttttataacgACACATAACATGCACCCACGTAGTACAACAAGCAGTGTGTTTGAATAAAGCCAGCGTTAGCATGGTTTGTCCTGACCTGGCAGGGCCTACGGACACAACAGCATGCCTTTAGCTTTAGCTACTTTGCgcttgtttgtgtctttaatgGCAATATTGTCAAACTGTGTGCTCAAACTACGATTCAGTTGGTGACACTTTAAACAGTGCGACCGTGAGAAAGAAGCGTGACTTTGTGCGACACAAACTGCCAATTAACTCAACACAGGCTGGTTTGCTTGTATGCTAACATCAACTAGCCTAACAAGCCAGTTAGTTTGTACTTTCAAAGTAAACCTAGCagaatatacaaaaaaataaattaaaaaatgaacattataTTGTCTCTTACCCGGTCACTTCTGCTCGTCTTACCAGGCGAATTAACCCAGAGTTGTTGGCATTTGTCGTTCATGAAAGGTTCGCCCCTTTAACGACAgctggctaatgttagcctggCTAAATGTTAGCTTACCACCTAAGCCAATCAGCTAGCTTTGTTAGCGTTTCGCTGCCGAAAACATCACCGTCAGCTTCCCTTCGGTCGCCTCCTGCGCCCAGACGAAAAAGTACAAAGCGTTTAAATGGCCGGATCTGGTTCCTCTCTAAATGTGCGGGTTTGCATTGCCGACTGG
This window contains:
- the socs6a gene encoding suppressor of cytokine signaling 6 translates to MKKISLKTIRKSLSIKGKEEGDFVMLQQPSVTTEFSKEESLFGGCYTKELSGCDLGGEEDKGGQNKGRSKSESLMGSLKRRLSAKQKAKVKGSSSAIGSVDDDDTFSSSSVPITFNEVKAQRPLRSSSLRSHHYSPSPWPLRSVNSDDACIKMEVKVKAMVHSPSPSPNLNGVRKEFHDFQMEGLFQDQAESLKNLQQPQNGELHLNIDENDVPVVLGLTPQDYIQYTMPLDEGMYPEGSHSFCLDSSSPMEVVTEADSRSLHTDQGQEEHELVSGMPPDLFMETSVNSLLIGSAGVMRQSSRVEIPPPLSPLLPPITSNGHLPRTFSGFSSSDSQVAERVRHHLNFDPNSAPGVSRVYDSVQTSGPMVVTSLTEELKKLARQGWYWGPITRWEAEEKLVNLADGSFLVRDSSDDRYLLSLSFRSQSKTLHTRIEHSNGRFSFYEQPDVEGHTSIVDLIEHSIRDSENGAFCYSRSRLPGSATYPVRLTNPVSRFMQVRSLQYLCRFVIRQYTRIDLIQKLPLPNKMKDYLQEKHY